Proteins from a genomic interval of Paenibacillus lentus:
- the hslO gene encoding Hsp33 family molecular chaperone HslO — protein MGTEQEKDRLIRGTAMNGKVRAFAVRTTSLVEELRRRHDTYPTTTAALGRTVTAATMMGAMLKGDEKLTVQVKGDGPIGQIIADANANCEVRGYVTNPHVQLPSNSQGKLDVAGAVGTTGYIHVTKDLGLKEPYRGSVPLISGELGEDFTYYFAVSEQTPSAVGLGVLVDTDSSVIVAGGFIIQLLPGLSDPEIDTIERAIGQLPPVTSLLDQGLELEEMLRWIVPDFKPLDESEVVFSCNCSVERVERTLISLGSQELTEMMEDNKEVEVVCDFCNEAYKFSPERIAQLQAQTKK, from the coding sequence ATGGGAACGGAGCAAGAGAAGGATCGCTTAATTCGAGGTACCGCCATGAACGGCAAGGTGCGTGCGTTCGCCGTCCGTACAACCTCGCTTGTAGAAGAGCTGCGTCGTCGCCATGATACTTACCCTACAACGACAGCTGCTCTGGGGCGAACTGTTACAGCAGCTACGATGATGGGGGCTATGCTCAAAGGGGATGAGAAGCTAACGGTTCAAGTAAAAGGTGACGGCCCGATCGGGCAAATTATCGCCGATGCAAATGCAAACTGTGAGGTTCGAGGTTATGTTACAAATCCTCATGTGCAGTTACCTAGCAATAGCCAGGGGAAGTTGGACGTGGCTGGGGCCGTCGGTACGACGGGCTATATTCATGTAACTAAGGATTTGGGCCTTAAGGAGCCTTATCGGGGAAGCGTTCCGCTCATCTCCGGCGAGCTCGGGGAGGATTTTACGTATTATTTTGCCGTATCGGAGCAAACGCCATCAGCCGTAGGGCTGGGTGTGCTTGTGGATACTGATTCGTCCGTCATTGTAGCTGGCGGCTTCATTATTCAGCTTCTGCCTGGGCTGAGCGATCCGGAGATTGACACGATCGAGCGGGCGATTGGCCAGCTACCGCCAGTGACCTCCCTTCTGGATCAAGGACTCGAGCTGGAGGAGATGCTTCGTTGGATCGTACCTGATTTTAAACCTCTGGATGAATCAGAGGTGGTATTCTCCTGTAACTGCTCGGTAGAGCGCGTGGAACGCACGTTGATCAGCTTGGGATCTCAGGAACTAACCGAGATGATGGAGGACAACAAAGAGGTTGAAGTTGTATGCGACTTCTGCAATGAGGCTTATAAATTCAGCCCGGAGCGAATTG
- the nadA gene encoding quinolinate synthase NadA: MEALALERKAEMNRELRERLIQLKKERNAIILAHYYQRDEIQEVADFRGDSFLLAQKAASTDADTIVFCGVHFMGESAKILAPNKTVLIPDERAGCPMADMVNVDGLRKLKAQHPNAKVVTYINSSAEIKAETDICCTSSNAVKVINSVDADEIIWVPDKNLGHYVQQHTDKKMIIWEGYCNTHDMLTVKDVVEMRAKYPDAEFVVHPECRPEVVAMGDFVGSTTAILEYCKNSNSKEFIVGTEDGTGYQLRKDSPDKTFHFATKFLVCPNMKVNNLKKLVKCLETMQPQIYVPPAVADKARTSLERMLQVK; the protein is encoded by the coding sequence GTGGAAGCTCTGGCATTAGAGCGTAAGGCGGAAATGAACCGCGAGCTGCGGGAAAGACTTATCCAGCTGAAGAAGGAACGCAATGCAATTATTTTGGCTCATTATTATCAGCGAGACGAAATTCAGGAGGTTGCTGATTTTCGGGGCGACTCTTTCTTGCTGGCTCAGAAGGCTGCTTCGACGGACGCGGATACGATCGTTTTTTGCGGCGTGCATTTCATGGGGGAGAGCGCTAAGATTTTGGCGCCGAACAAAACAGTATTGATTCCCGATGAGCGTGCGGGTTGTCCGATGGCGGATATGGTCAACGTGGATGGTCTGCGCAAATTGAAAGCCCAGCATCCGAATGCTAAGGTTGTGACCTATATTAACTCTTCTGCCGAGATCAAAGCCGAGACGGATATTTGCTGTACGTCTTCCAATGCGGTTAAGGTCATTAATTCGGTTGACGCCGATGAAATCATTTGGGTACCGGATAAAAACTTGGGGCACTATGTACAGCAGCATACCGACAAGAAGATGATTATCTGGGAAGGCTATTGCAACACCCATGATATGTTAACTGTGAAAGACGTAGTAGAAATGAGAGCGAAGTACCCTGATGCGGAGTTTGTCGTTCATCCAGAGTGCCGCCCTGAAGTCGTGGCTATGGGTGATTTTGTCGGCAGTACGACCGCGATTCTAGAATATTGTAAAAATTCAAACAGCAAAGAGTTCATCGTTGGCACTGAAGATGGAACAGGTTATCAACTGCGCAAGGATAGTCCCGATAAAACATTCCATTTCGCTACGAAATTCTTGGTCTGTCCAAATATGAAAGTCAACAACTTGAAAAAACTGGTGAAATGCTTGGAGACGATGCAGCCGCAGATTTATGTGCCGCCTGCTGTAGCCGATAAAGCCAGAACTTCCCTAGAGCGCATGTTACAAGTTAAGTAG
- the hpt gene encoding hypoxanthine phosphoribosyltransferase, which produces MHNDIKEVLITREQIQDKVVELGQRLSEEYAGRNPLVICILKGAFIFMADLVKEISVPLELDFMAVSSYGASTKSSGEVKIVKDLDTSVEGRDVLIVEDIIDSGLTLSYLIDVLERRKVNSVKIVTLFDKPAGRTVDLEADMSGFVIPDEFIVGYGLDYAEKYRNLPYIGVLKPEVYNS; this is translated from the coding sequence TTGCACAACGATATTAAGGAAGTTTTGATTACCCGGGAACAGATTCAGGACAAAGTAGTGGAATTGGGACAGCGTCTTAGTGAAGAGTATGCAGGACGCAATCCGCTGGTCATTTGCATCCTCAAAGGCGCTTTTATTTTTATGGCGGATCTTGTTAAAGAAATTTCAGTACCGCTTGAGCTTGATTTCATGGCTGTGTCCAGTTATGGCGCATCTACAAAGTCATCTGGTGAGGTCAAAATTGTCAAGGATTTAGACACCTCTGTAGAAGGTCGCGATGTTCTCATCGTAGAAGATATCATCGATAGCGGGCTGACGCTTAGCTATTTGATAGATGTTCTGGAACGCCGCAAGGTGAATTCCGTTAAAATTGTTACGCTATTCGATAAGCCGGCGGGGCGGACGGTCGATTTGGAGGCCGATATGTCTGGGTTTGTGATTCCTGACGAATTCATTGTTGGCTATGGACTTGATTATGCGGAGAAATACCGCAACCTTCCTTACATCGGGGTGTTGAAGCCAGAAGTATACAACAGTTAA
- the ftsH gene encoding ATP-dependent zinc metalloprotease FtsH, translating to MNRFIRNSGFYLILFLVVVGIVQILTGTNETADTPRYDQLRQQLKADNVAEITGKFDGYAYLVTGKYKQAVGDSKTTNFTTYIPYDPNVLKEVVELSEQNGFQLDWKKMQEQSIWLTFLTSLLPLALMFILFFFLFNQAQGGGGKVMNFGKSKARLYNEEKKKVTFEDVAGADEEKQELVEVVEFLKDPRKFSAVGARIPKGVLLVGPPGTGKTLLARAVAGEAGVPFFSISGSDFVEMFVGVGASRVRDLFENAKKTSSCIIFIDEIDAVGRQRGAGLGGGHDEREQTLNQLLVEMDGFGANEGIIIIAATNRPDILDPALLRPGRFDRQITVDRPDVKGREAVLKVHARNKPLTNDVRLDIIAKRTTGFTGADLANLLNEAALLAARRNRKDISMREVDEAIDRVIVGTEKRSRVISDREKRIVAYHEAGHTIVGYFLEHADMVHKVTIIPRGRAGGYVIMLPKEDRMLVTKQELLDKVTGLLGGRVAEELFIGEIGTGAYSDFQQATSIVRSMIVEYGMSEKLGPMQFGTSQGQVFLGRDIGHEQNYSDQIAYEIDQEMHRFITEMYERCKELLTKHSKEVHLIAQTLLEKETLELEQIKQLIEHGKLLEPEEGGEGGSGSNESGEPVVDNIGDVRVRIQGKPEDGSPNASGIPTGDIPNEVPGGSANDITSDPVVDTPDGTVNDLPNADGPNDEDPDKSSGNNGNNNPTI from the coding sequence ATGAATCGGTTCATCCGGAATTCTGGTTTTTATTTAATACTTTTCTTAGTCGTGGTGGGCATTGTACAAATCCTTACCGGCACAAATGAAACCGCCGACACCCCTAGATATGATCAATTGCGTCAGCAATTGAAAGCCGACAACGTCGCTGAAATTACAGGGAAATTTGACGGTTACGCTTATCTGGTAACCGGTAAATATAAGCAAGCCGTCGGAGATAGCAAGACGACGAATTTCACGACCTATATTCCTTACGACCCGAATGTGTTGAAGGAAGTTGTGGAGTTAAGCGAACAGAATGGCTTCCAATTGGATTGGAAGAAGATGCAGGAGCAGAGCATTTGGCTTACGTTTCTGACCTCACTGTTACCGCTGGCGCTCATGTTTATTCTGTTTTTCTTCCTGTTTAATCAGGCTCAGGGTGGCGGCGGCAAAGTTATGAACTTTGGTAAGAGCAAAGCGCGTTTGTATAACGAGGAGAAGAAGAAGGTTACATTCGAGGATGTAGCCGGAGCAGACGAAGAGAAGCAAGAGCTTGTTGAGGTTGTCGAGTTCTTGAAGGATCCGCGCAAGTTCTCCGCGGTGGGTGCAAGGATTCCAAAGGGTGTATTACTCGTAGGACCTCCAGGTACCGGTAAAACGTTGCTTGCTCGTGCTGTGGCAGGTGAAGCAGGCGTTCCGTTCTTTAGTATTTCCGGTTCCGACTTTGTAGAAATGTTCGTCGGGGTCGGTGCTTCCCGGGTACGTGACTTATTCGAGAACGCAAAGAAGACATCTTCTTGTATTATCTTTATTGATGAGATCGACGCTGTCGGTCGCCAACGTGGCGCCGGCCTTGGCGGCGGTCATGATGAGCGGGAACAAACGCTCAATCAGTTGCTCGTCGAAATGGATGGATTTGGGGCTAATGAAGGGATTATTATCATTGCTGCAACGAACCGTCCGGATATTCTCGACCCGGCGCTGCTGCGTCCAGGGCGCTTTGACCGTCAAATTACAGTTGATCGTCCCGATGTGAAGGGCCGTGAGGCTGTACTTAAGGTACATGCCCGTAATAAGCCGCTGACCAATGATGTTCGTCTAGATATTATTGCAAAGCGTACAACAGGATTTACAGGTGCCGACTTGGCGAACCTGCTGAATGAAGCAGCTCTCTTGGCTGCACGTCGAAATCGTAAGGATATTTCGATGAGGGAAGTGGATGAAGCGATTGATCGCGTCATCGTAGGTACAGAGAAGCGCAGCCGAGTGATCAGCGATCGCGAGAAACGGATCGTTGCTTACCACGAAGCTGGCCATACGATTGTTGGCTACTTCCTGGAGCATGCAGATATGGTACACAAAGTAACGATTATTCCGCGTGGTCGTGCTGGCGGTTATGTCATTATGCTTCCGAAGGAAGACCGGATGCTTGTCACGAAGCAGGAGCTGCTTGATAAGGTAACGGGCCTCCTTGGTGGCCGCGTTGCCGAGGAGCTGTTCATTGGCGAGATCGGTACTGGTGCGTATAGTGACTTCCAGCAAGCGACGAGTATTGTGCGCAGCATGATCGTGGAATACGGAATGAGCGAGAAGCTCGGGCCGATGCAATTCGGTACTTCGCAAGGCCAGGTATTCCTGGGCCGCGATATCGGCCACGAACAGAACTACAGTGATCAAATCGCGTATGAAATTGATCAGGAAATGCATCGTTTCATTACGGAAATGTATGAACGTTGTAAGGAGCTTCTGACCAAGCATTCCAAGGAAGTGCATTTGATCGCACAGACTTTGCTTGAGAAGGAGACACTGGAACTGGAGCAAATTAAGCAATTGATCGAGCATGGTAAATTGCTTGAGCCTGAAGAGGGTGGCGAAGGCGGCAGTGGATCGAACGAATCTGGCGAGCCGGTCGTCGATAATATCGGCGATGTACGCGTTCGTATTCAAGGCAAGCCGGAAGATGGTTCTCCTAACGCTTCAGGGATTCCGACCGGTGACATCCCGAATGAAGTACCTGGCGGATCGGCTAATGATATTACGAGCGATCCAGTCGTAGATACACCGGATGGAACGGTAAATGATTTGCCGAATGCAGACGGTCCTAACGATGAGGATCCGGATAAGAGTTCCGGTAACAACGGAAATAACAACCCGACCATTTAA
- a CDS encoding type III pantothenate kinase: MFVVVDVGNSNIVLGIYRGRELLHHFRLSTNRQSTADEYGVKIHNLFQMSKIAVGDIEGVIISSVVPPLMHVLEELCEKYLRKKPLIVGPGIKTGLNLRYENPREVGADRIVNAVAAVEQYGGPLVVVDFGTATTFDCIDAAGNYLGGAIVPGIGISTEALYQRASKLPRIELEKPRKVIGRNTVHAMQSGIIFGYAGQVDGIVNRIRREMNAELKVVATGGLAELIASEAESIQEVNQLLTLEGLRIIYERNQ, translated from the coding sequence ATGTTCGTTGTGGTAGATGTAGGCAACTCGAATATTGTACTAGGAATCTACAGGGGCCGAGAGCTGCTTCACCATTTCCGACTTAGTACAAATCGGCAGTCCACAGCCGATGAATACGGGGTAAAGATTCATAATTTATTTCAAATGTCCAAAATCGCTGTAGGCGATATTGAGGGGGTCATCATTTCCTCGGTTGTCCCTCCATTGATGCATGTCCTGGAAGAGCTATGCGAGAAATATTTACGCAAAAAACCACTGATCGTCGGGCCGGGCATCAAAACGGGACTTAATTTGCGATACGAAAATCCGCGCGAGGTCGGTGCGGATCGCATCGTTAATGCAGTGGCTGCGGTAGAGCAGTATGGTGGCCCGCTCGTTGTCGTCGACTTTGGTACGGCTACAACGTTTGATTGTATCGATGCCGCAGGCAATTATTTGGGTGGGGCTATTGTGCCGGGTATCGGTATTTCTACGGAAGCATTGTATCAACGTGCTTCTAAGCTGCCAAGGATCGAGCTTGAAAAACCGAGGAAGGTCATTGGCCGCAACACTGTTCATGCAATGCAATCGGGGATCATCTTCGGTTATGCGGGGCAAGTGGATGGCATTGTGAATCGGATTCGACGGGAAATGAATGCCGAGCTTAAAGTTGTTGCGACTGGGGGGCTGGCAGAGTTGATTGCCAGCGAGGCAGAGTCGATTCAGGAAGTGAATCAGCTTCTTACACTGGAAGGGCTGCGTATCATATACGAGCGTAATCAGTAA
- the nadC gene encoding carboxylating nicotinate-nucleotide diphosphorylase, which yields MMLNGYNEGLMESIRQWLKEDVGSGDVTAAVTIPSGHQSKGIIHAKEDGVAAGMPVAALVFEVVDPSLSFRPLVKDGDAIRKGTVLAQVEGSTHSILTGERLALNLLQRLSGIATRTRQYVDALEGLPVRLVDTRKTTPGHRMLEKYAVRVGGGSNHRFGLYDAVMIKDNHIKGAGGIAPAVQRARAVIPHTMTIEVETENLEQVDEALSAGADIIMLDNMAPELMKEAVRRIKARAPHVTVEASGNVSLQTIHGIAESGVDVISVGRLTYSFDSLDISLDLNEKKEG from the coding sequence ATGATGCTTAACGGATATAACGAAGGCTTGATGGAATCCATCCGCCAGTGGCTTAAGGAGGACGTTGGCTCCGGTGATGTTACGGCTGCTGTTACCATACCGTCTGGACATCAATCCAAAGGGATTATTCATGCGAAGGAGGATGGAGTTGCAGCGGGGATGCCGGTTGCTGCTCTTGTTTTTGAGGTGGTAGATCCTTCACTTTCATTCAGGCCTTTGGTGAAGGATGGCGATGCCATCCGCAAAGGGACAGTATTGGCTCAGGTGGAGGGCAGTACGCACAGCATTCTTACAGGAGAACGGCTTGCCCTGAACTTGCTTCAGCGATTGTCGGGAATAGCAACACGGACGCGTCAATATGTCGATGCGCTGGAAGGGCTTCCCGTAAGGCTCGTGGACACACGGAAGACCACGCCGGGGCATCGAATGCTGGAGAAGTATGCAGTGCGGGTAGGCGGTGGTTCCAATCATCGCTTTGGGTTGTATGATGCGGTGATGATCAAGGATAATCACATTAAAGGGGCTGGCGGAATTGCGCCAGCGGTGCAGCGGGCACGTGCGGTTATTCCCCATACGATGACGATCGAGGTAGAGACGGAGAATTTAGAGCAGGTGGACGAAGCCTTGTCTGCAGGGGCAGATATCATTATGCTGGATAATATGGCACCCGAGCTGATGAAGGAAGCCGTGCGCCGTATTAAGGCGAGGGCGCCACATGTTACTGTAGAAGCATCGGGAAATGTCTCCTTGCAGACGATCCATGGGATCGCTGAAAGCGGGGTAGATGTCATTTCTGTTGGAAGGCTGACGTATTCTTTTGACAGTCTGGACATTAGTCTGGATCTGAACGAGAAGAAAGAGGGGTAA
- the nadB gene encoding L-aspartate oxidase, with product MIPRYLVDFNLSELPVVDTDVIVIGTGIAGLFSAIKASEKHRVIVITKKALMESNTRYAQGGIAAVISEEDSPEYHRQDTLMAGAGLCSSASVDILVNEGPEGVKELITLGTAFDEENGELALTREGAHSHRRILHANGDATGYEIVRALSEQAAGHPNIEIWNEHFVIDLITEDNECIGVLVQRPDGQRIFVRGLATILCSGGAGQLYRYTTNPDVATGDGVAMAYRAGAVIRDLEFIQFHPTSLCYPGAPRFLISEAVRGEGAVLRNIKGERFMDKYHELQELAPRDIVARAIVHEMEETKSSFVYLDITHEAPETIKHRFPTIHDTCIGYGLDMTTDWIPVAPAAHYMMGGVRTGLHGETSVHRLFACGEVSSTGVHGANRLASNSLSEAVVFGRRIIERIQQMPPLTRTGEGIKCLTERHDAVMQPIVERRLKLQKVMVRQVGLRRSEEGLTKGLEELRRQLPIFKAALHTREQWEYANMLTCALLLTESALAREESRGGHYRVDYPQRDDEGWRKHILQQREKGMLEEMSDDA from the coding sequence ATGATACCACGATACTTGGTTGATTTTAATTTGAGTGAACTGCCTGTTGTCGATACGGATGTTATTGTGATCGGAACAGGTATTGCCGGACTATTTAGCGCCATTAAAGCGAGTGAGAAGCATCGCGTTATTGTCATTACCAAGAAGGCGTTGATGGAGAGCAACACAAGGTATGCCCAAGGAGGCATTGCTGCGGTCATTTCGGAGGAGGATTCTCCGGAATATCACAGACAGGATACGCTAATGGCCGGAGCCGGGCTATGCTCTTCGGCTTCGGTGGATATTCTAGTTAATGAGGGGCCCGAGGGAGTGAAGGAGTTAATTACGCTCGGAACGGCCTTTGATGAAGAGAATGGAGAGCTTGCTCTGACCAGGGAGGGGGCTCACAGTCATCGCCGCATTCTGCATGCCAATGGGGATGCGACAGGCTATGAGATCGTTCGTGCATTGTCGGAGCAGGCTGCTGGCCATCCTAATATTGAAATTTGGAACGAACATTTCGTCATTGATTTGATTACCGAGGATAATGAGTGCATCGGGGTCCTCGTACAGCGACCGGATGGGCAGCGCATATTCGTAAGAGGACTTGCCACCATTCTGTGTTCAGGAGGGGCAGGACAGCTGTATCGTTATACGACTAACCCAGATGTCGCAACTGGCGATGGGGTGGCTATGGCTTACCGAGCTGGGGCCGTTATTCGAGATTTGGAGTTCATTCAATTCCATCCGACTTCTCTCTGCTATCCCGGGGCGCCGCGTTTTCTAATATCCGAGGCAGTTCGCGGGGAAGGTGCAGTGCTGCGCAATATTAAGGGGGAGCGGTTTATGGACAAATACCATGAGCTGCAGGAGCTTGCTCCTCGCGATATTGTAGCTCGGGCTATTGTCCATGAGATGGAAGAGACGAAATCGAGCTTTGTCTATTTGGATATTACGCATGAGGCTCCAGAGACGATCAAGCATCGTTTCCCCACGATTCATGATACTTGCATCGGATATGGGCTAGATATGACGACCGATTGGATTCCCGTGGCTCCAGCTGCACATTATATGATGGGAGGAGTCCGTACAGGTCTTCACGGCGAGACTAGTGTTCATCGCTTGTTTGCCTGCGGGGAAGTGTCTTCCACTGGAGTGCATGGGGCGAACCGGCTAGCGAGCAATTCGCTGTCTGAGGCAGTCGTGTTTGGTCGTCGCATTATTGAACGCATTCAGCAGATGCCTCCTTTGACGAGAACGGGAGAGGGGATCAAATGCCTAACAGAGCGTCATGATGCTGTGATGCAGCCGATTGTGGAACGGCGCTTGAAATTGCAGAAAGTTATGGTGCGTCAAGTAGGATTGCGTCGAAGCGAAGAAGGGTTGACTAAGGGATTGGAGGAACTGCGCCGTCAGTTGCCGATATTTAAGGCCGCCCTACATACCCGGGAGCAGTGGGAATATGCTAATATGCTGACATGCGCCCTTTTGCTGACTGAATCGGCATTGGCCCGTGAGGAGAGTCGAGGCGGTCATTATCGCGTGGATTATCCGCAGCGTGATGATGAAGGTTGGCGTAAGCATATTTTGCAGCAAAGGGAAAAAGGAATGTTGGAGGAAATGAGCGATGATGCTTAA